The following are encoded together in the Thermothelomyces thermophilus ATCC 42464 chromosome 3, complete sequence genome:
- a CDS encoding glycoside hydrolase family 18 protein (CAZy_ID 267780), with amino-acid sequence MVTPSLKKAALAALSLFPLLSLASPVPATAEASVQTRQSSGYKNIVYFTNWGIYGRNYQPDQLPASQLTHVLYSFANIRSNGEVFLSDTYADLEKHYPNDSWNDVGNNVYGCVKQLFLLKKANRQLKTLLSIGGWTYSATFPAAASTAESRALFASSAVRLLADLGFDGLDIDWEYPANEQEAANFVLLLKAVRSALDDYAAQHAPGYHFLLTIASPAGPSNYGHLPLRDIAGVIDFFNFMGYDYAGSWSTAAGHQANLYPTADAGRTPFSTDKALSDYVAAGVDPAKIVLGMPIYGRSFEATDGLGKPFTGVGQGSWESGVWDYKVLPRAGATVQYDEEAGATYSYDPATRELISFDTVDMVKKKVDYVKQKGFAGSMFWEASADRTGDQSLIGASFGALGGIDQSQNQLSYPDSKYDNLRAGFP; translated from the exons ATGGTGACTCCCTCTCTGAAGAAGGCAGCTCTGGCTGCCCTGTCCCTCTTCCCGCTCCTCTCCCTAGCTTCGCCGGTGCCAGCAACAGCCGAAGCTAGCGTACAGACCCGGCAGTCATCGGGATACAAGAACATCGTGTACTTTACCAACTG GGGTATTTACGGCCGCAACTACCAGCCAGACCAGCTGCCCGCGTCTCAGCTCACCCACGTGCTCTATTCCTTTGCCAACATCAGGTCCAACGGCGAGGTATTCCTCTCCGACACGTATGCGGACCTAGAGAAGCACTATCCCAACGACT CATGGAATGACGTCGGAAACAACGTGTACGGCTGCGTCAAGCAGCTCTTCCTGCTCAAGAAGGCGAACCGCCAGCTCAAGACGCTGCTCTCCATCGGCGGCTGGACCTACTCGGCCACCTTCCCCGCGGCGGCCAGCACAGCCGAGAGCCGAGCCCTCTTCGCGTCGTCGGCGGTCCGGCTCCTGGCCGACCTGGGCTTCGACGGCCTCGACATCGACTGGGAGTACCCGGCCAACGAGCAGGAGGCGGCCAACTTCGTCCTCCTGCTCAAGGCGGTCCGCTCGGCCCTGGACGACTACGCGGCCCAGCACGCGCCCGGCTACCACTTCCTCCTCACCATCGCCTCGCCGGCCGGCCCGAGCAACTACGGGCACCTGCCGCTGCGCGACATCGCCGGCGTGATCGACTTCTTCAACTTCATGGGCTACGACTACGCCGGCTCGTGGAGCACCGCGGCGGGACACCAGGCCAACCTGTACCCGACCGCCGACGCGGGCAGGACGCCCTTCTCGACCGACAAGGCCCTGTCCGACTacgtcgccgccggcgtcgacCCGGCCAAGATCGTGCTCGGCATGCCCATCTACGGCCGCTCCTTCGAGGCCACCGACGGCCTGGGCAAGCCCTTCACCGGCGTCGGCCAGGGCAGCTGGGAGAGCGGCGTGTGGGACTACAAGGTGCTGCCCCGGGCCGGCGCCACCGTCCAGTACGACGAGGAGGCCGGCGCGACCTACAGCTACGACCCGGCCACGCGCGAGCTCATCAGCTTCGACACGGTCGACATGGTCAAGAAGAAGGTCGACTACGTCAAGCAGAAGGGCTTCGCCGGCAGCATGTTCTGGGAGGCCTCCGCCGACCGCACCGGCGACCAGAGCCTCATCGGCGCCAGCTTCGGCGCCCTCGGCGGCATCGACCAGTCCCAGAACCAGCTGTCGTACCCGGACAGCAAGTATGATAACCTCAGGGCCGGCTTCCCGTGA
- a CDS encoding uncharacterized protein (Contains conserved domain SIR2-fam[cd01407], SIR2 family of proteins includes silent information regulator 2): MPTTYVAPGCDPLLQDIANTLWKSRKVVVITGAGISTNSGIPDFRSENGLYSLIQAQFDAAQQQATENNGDAGGQDAEQRPAKRQRKTLDDPELGRRRASRDHGLPFPGLRGATEKSNDTRTDQNTENTDSPDSKANRLADAQHPNPENAPCPSSPPSFVLGTPHPRRAHLLETLPGSSSPLSSPPPIMYDPYQETTSCSSDRGTESSRSQSEEPSSATTPLLSSQTSITSRTSLPSMKGRDLFDAQIWSCPIKTSVFYTFVSTLREKVRNAEPTISHRFVSVLRDSRKLVRCYTQNIDQLEERVGLSTSLSLGAGSRYRFSTRAGRNSGAAKGQARGADGAPEANQAASQKDEDQERSRTTQPDSTNVQDEGSPPASQQTVPAAPNRGVECVFLHGSLAELRCFVCARTASWEEDDRLEDTLAGRQPTCPHCAGATAAREEKGKRALGVGKLRPDIVLYGEEHPHAHLISPLVQHDLSLGPDMLLILGTSMRVHGLKAQAAIPASSPVSKALPSDTLSGNNGNSSISAAVKSRRRKQAVAWRIIGGVETRVTLNNTAEPQMPVASSLPRSQAVLRPSPVPHHRRLPPPTPTTPKPTPPYQPNNTQSHIPRPQPITAAPPASAIDMAINAGFRETDRLIAQVHHETLLSRPATPSQLRLPPLLAANLPDQRHRPGQSNDNNYNSQQQHIWEQQQQHNYPTTKLVPLEPKVDSPGPRQAISSNVGSPVACASAGRNPFFLSDPLAGWLGYPPVWLHHHPPHHLHPHHPHQKFRTDMPPQQQRRDYGGNNYDGSDGRSGATDDRKCSRVADTDSGTGSDAKREQQRETEASSPWCPNEQLRKEQEAALMLSAMRGTGEYR, translated from the exons ATGCCGACAACCTACGTTGCTCCGGGTTGCGACCCATTGTTGCAAGATATTGCAAATACCTTGTGGAAGTCGCGGAAGGTCGTCGTCATTACTGGTGCCGGCATCAGCACCAACTCGGGCATCCCG GACTTCCGCTCCGAAAATGGTCTGTACTCCCTGATTCAGGCCCAATTTGACGCCGCTCAGCAGCAAGCTACGGAAAACAACGGCGACGCTGGTGGACAGGACGCAGAGCAGAGACCAGCGAAGCGACAGCGGAAGACGTTAGACGACCCCGAGCTTGGGCGCCGCCGGGCGTCCCGAGATCATGGACTACCATTCCCAGGGCTGCGCGGTGCCACAGAAAAGTCGAATGACACCAGAACGGATCAGAACACCGAAAACACCGA TTCTCCCGACTCGAAGGCGAACCGTCTGGCGGACGCTCAACATCCCAACCCGGAGAATGCACCCTGCCCATCGTCCCCTCCCAGCTTTGTCCTTGGCACCCCGCACCCGCGAAGAGCCCATCTCCTCGAAACGCTCCCCGGAAGCTCCTCGCCTCTCTCGTCTCCACCCCCTATCATGTACGATCCTTATCAGGAGACGACAAGCTGCTCGTCCGACAGAGGCACCGAGTCGTCCCGGTCTCAGAGCGAGGAACCGTCTTCAGCAACTACCCCTCTCCTCTCGTCGCAAACGTCCATCACCTCTCGAACGTCGCTTCCTTCGATGAAAGGGCGCGACCTTTTCGATGCCCAAATCTGGTCGTGCCCCATCAAAACATCGGTCTTTTACACCTTTGTGTCCACGCTTCGCGAGAAAGTGCGAAATGCCGAACCCACGATTAGTCACCGGTTTGTCAGCGTCCTCCGAGACAGCAGAAAGCTGGTCAGATGCTACACCCAAAACATCGATCAGCTGGAGGAACGTGTCGGCcttagtacctcgttatcTCTGGGCGCCGGGAGCCGATACCGCTTCTCCACCAGAGCCGGGCGGAACAGCGGCGCGGCAAAAGGACAAGCGAGGGGCGCCGATGGGGCACCCGAGGCAAATCAGGCGGCATCCCAGAAGGACGAGGATCAGGAGCGATCACGGACGACGCAGCCGGACTCAACCAATGTGCAGGACGAGGGCTCTCCGCCGGCTTCACAGCAAACAGTTCCAGCGGCGCCCAACCGCGGAGTTGAGTGTGTGTTCCTGCACGGGTCCCTGGCTGAACTTCGCTGCTTCGTGTGCGCCCGCACCGCTTCAtgggaagaagacgaccgacTAGAGGACACCCTCGCCGGTCGGCAACCAACCTGTCCACATTGCGCCGGGGCGACTGCTGCCCGGGAAGAAAAGGGCAAGCGAGCCCTCGGAGTCGGCAAGCTCCGGCCAGACATCGTCCTCTACGGAGAAGAGCACCCACATGCCCACCTCATCAGCCCCCTGGTGCAGCACGACCTCTCGCTAGGCCCCGACATGCTCCTGATACTGGGGACTAGCATGCGTGTCCACGGACTCAAA GCGCAAGCAGCAATCCCAGCATCGTCGCCCGTATCGAAGGCCCTGCCCTCGGATACTCTGAGCGGCAACAATGGTAACAGCTCCATCTCGGCGGCAGTCAAAAGTCGCAGACGGAAGCAGGCCGTTGCATGGCGCATAATAGGCGGTGTCGAGACTCGTGTCACACTCAACAACACAGCAGAACCCCAAATGCCAGTGGCATCATCTTTGCCTCGCTCCCAAGCCGTCCTTCGGCCCTCACCGGTGCCTCACCACCGCCGGCTACCGCCGCCGACACCAACGACACCTAAGCCAACGCCCCCATACCAGCCTAACAATACCCAGAGCCATATTCCTCGTCCGCAACCCATCACCGCGGCCCCCCCGGCATCGGCAATTGATATGGCTATCAATGCTGGCTTCCGTGAGACGGACCGCCTCATCGCACAAGTTCACCACGAGACTCTACTCTCCCGCCCCGCGACGCCGTCGCAACTGCGTCTTCCGCCGTTATTAGCAGCAAATCTCCCCGACCAGAGGCATCGGCCGGGGCAATCAAACGACAACAATTACAACAGCCAACAACAGCATATTTGggagcagcaacaacagcacaaC TATCCCACAACGAAACTTGTTCCCCTCGAACCGAAAGTGGATTCGCCCGGTCCGCGCCAGGCGATCTCCTCCAACGTGGGGAGTCCGGTCGCATGCGCATCCGCGGGGAGGAACCCGTTCTTCCTTTCCGACCCGTTGGCCGGATGGTTGGGATACCCGCCCGTCTGGCTGCACCATCACCCACCACATCATCTTCATCCTCATCATCCTCACCAGAAGTTTCGAACAGACATGCCGCCGCAGCAACAACGGAGGGATTACGGCGGGAACAACTATGACGGGAGCGACGGCCGCAGCGGCGCGACTGACGATCGGAAATGCAGCAGGGTTGCGGATACGGATTCGGGCACGGGGTCGGATGCAAAGAGGGAACAGCAGCGGGAGACGGAGGCGTCATCGCCATGGTGTCCAAACGAGCAGCTCAGGAAGGAGCAGGAGGCGGCTCTGATGCTCTCTGCCATGCGTGGAACGGGAGAATATCGTTGA